One window of the Streptomyces asoensis genome contains the following:
- a CDS encoding SAM-dependent methyltransferase, which produces MTPTLVRQHLPLAGSTPRADPGARARDWSEIQERMLVPLYEAVYERLDVGPGTRLLALGCGSGLALLMAASRGAAGLTGVEPSSPERLALARERLLPREPGERAAGARGDGGGTRLTDRLPKDTAGPGTRAYDLVTAFEPIGCRAGDADGLGGLLAATTPLVARRAPVVLVGWGPPERCATSAVLRIATKLAEPLRGSAVRLRPALRDDLEEVAGRAGLRPDGSGRVACPFGYADVESALKGLLSTGLFDAAVAATDQAQVDKELTEALHPYRRPDGTVWMPNVFRYLIARTP; this is translated from the coding sequence ATGACACCTACGCTCGTGCGGCAGCACCTGCCACTCGCGGGGTCGACGCCCCGCGCGGACCCGGGTGCACGCGCGCGTGACTGGTCGGAGATCCAGGAGCGGATGCTGGTCCCGCTCTACGAGGCCGTCTACGAGCGACTGGACGTGGGGCCCGGCACCAGGCTCCTCGCCCTCGGCTGCGGCTCGGGGCTCGCCCTGCTGATGGCGGCCTCCAGAGGCGCGGCGGGCCTCACCGGTGTCGAACCCTCCTCCCCCGAACGGCTGGCCCTCGCGCGCGAACGCCTGCTGCCGAGAGAGCCCGGGGAACGGGCTGCGGGCGCGCGCGGGGACGGTGGCGGCACCCGCCTCACCGACCGGTTGCCGAAGGACACGGCCGGCCCGGGCACGCGCGCGTACGACCTGGTGACCGCGTTCGAGCCGATCGGATGTCGCGCGGGCGACGCGGACGGGCTCGGTGGTCTGCTCGCGGCCACGACCCCGCTCGTCGCGCGCAGGGCGCCGGTGGTGCTCGTCGGCTGGGGCCCGCCGGAACGCTGCGCCACATCCGCGGTGTTGCGGATCGCGACCAAGCTGGCCGAGCCGCTGCGCGGCAGCGCGGTCCGACTGCGCCCGGCGCTGCGCGACGACCTGGAGGAGGTCGCCGGGCGGGCCGGTCTGAGGCCGGACGGATCGGGGCGGGTGGCCTGCCCCTTCGGGTACGCCGACGTGGAGAGCGCCCTCAAGGGCCTGCTGTCCACCGGGCTGTTCGACGCGGCGGTCGCGGCGACGGACCAGGCGCAGGTCGACAAGGAACTGACCGAGGCGCTGCACCCGTACCGGCGCCCGGACGGGACGGTGTGGATGCCGAACGTGTTCCGGTACCTGATCGCGCGGACTCCCTGA
- the proS gene encoding proline--tRNA ligase — translation MAKAPVLTPRADDFPRWYQDLINKAELADNGPVRGTMVIRPYGYGLWERMQAEMDARIKETGTENAYFPLLIPQSYLTREADHVEGFAPELAVVTHGGGKELEEPAVVRPTSETIVNEYFSKWVQSYRDLPLLINQWANVVRWELRPRLFLRTSEFLWQEGHTAHATYEEARDFAARIQREVYGDFLENVLAIDFVSGRKTVKERFAGAVNTLTLESMMGDGKALQMVTSHELGQNFAKAFNTRYLSKEGTQELVWQTSWGSTTRMIGALVMTHGDDDGLRVPPRLAQIQVVVLAIKGDEAVLAKVREVGDRLKAAGLRVRVDDRTEVPFGRRAVDWELKGVPVRVEIGPRDLENGTAMLARRIPGGKEPVAIDALEGLLPAILEEDQTLLLKQSRERRESRTTDVSTIEEAAEAAVAGGWARIPWATLGEEGEARLAEQSLTVRCLIAEDGSVPDDGDAPGNLAIVARAY, via the coding sequence ATGGCAAAGGCTCCCGTTCTCACCCCGCGGGCGGACGACTTCCCCCGCTGGTACCAGGATCTGATCAACAAGGCGGAACTGGCCGACAACGGACCGGTGCGCGGCACCATGGTGATCCGACCGTACGGTTACGGACTGTGGGAGCGGATGCAGGCGGAGATGGACGCCCGCATCAAGGAGACGGGCACCGAGAACGCGTACTTCCCGCTGCTGATCCCGCAGTCGTACCTCACGCGCGAGGCGGACCATGTCGAGGGATTCGCACCCGAGTTGGCCGTGGTGACGCACGGCGGCGGCAAGGAACTGGAGGAGCCGGCGGTCGTCCGGCCCACCTCCGAGACCATCGTCAACGAGTACTTCTCCAAGTGGGTGCAGAGCTACCGCGACCTGCCCCTGCTGATCAACCAGTGGGCCAACGTGGTCCGTTGGGAGCTGCGGCCCCGCCTCTTCCTGCGGACGTCCGAGTTCCTCTGGCAGGAGGGGCACACCGCGCACGCCACGTACGAGGAGGCCCGCGACTTCGCCGCGCGCATCCAGCGCGAGGTCTACGGCGACTTCCTGGAGAACGTCCTCGCGATCGACTTCGTCTCCGGCCGCAAGACGGTCAAGGAGCGCTTCGCGGGCGCCGTCAACACCCTCACCCTCGAGAGCATGATGGGCGACGGCAAGGCCCTCCAGATGGTCACCAGCCATGAGCTGGGCCAGAACTTCGCCAAGGCCTTCAACACCCGGTACCTGTCGAAGGAGGGCACCCAGGAGCTGGTCTGGCAGACCTCCTGGGGTTCGACGACCCGCATGATCGGCGCCCTGGTGATGACCCACGGCGACGACGACGGACTGCGGGTGCCGCCGCGGCTGGCGCAGATCCAGGTCGTCGTTCTCGCGATCAAGGGCGACGAGGCGGTTCTGGCCAAGGTCCGCGAGGTGGGCGACCGGCTGAAGGCGGCGGGGCTCCGCGTCCGGGTCGACGACCGCACCGAGGTCCCCTTCGGGCGGCGCGCGGTCGACTGGGAGCTCAAGGGCGTGCCCGTCCGCGTCGAGATCGGACCCCGTGACCTGGAGAACGGCACCGCGATGCTGGCCCGGCGCATCCCGGGAGGCAAGGAGCCGGTGGCGATCGACGCGCTCGAGGGCCTGTTGCCCGCCATCCTCGAAGAGGACCAGACGCTGCTGCTGAAGCAGTCCCGTGAGCGCCGCGAATCCCGCACGACGGACGTCTCGACGATCGAGGAGGCGGCCGAGGCGGCCGTCGCCGGCGGCTGGGCGCGCATCCCGTGGGCGACCCTCGGCGAAGAGGGCGAGGCCAGGCTGGCCGAGCAGTCGCTGACCGTACGGTGTCTGATCGCGGAGGACGGGTCGGTGCCGGACGACGGGGACGCCCCCGGTAACCTCGCGATCGTCGCGCGCGCCTACTGA
- the rpsP gene encoding 30S ribosomal protein S16 yields MAVKIKLKRLGKIRAPHYRIVVADSRTRRDGRAIEEIGKYQPTYHPSIIEVDADRVAYWLGVGAQPTEPVLAILKKTGDWQKFKGEPAPAPLLVAEPKKARPVFEALGGDDSGKGEAITQKKKAEKKDEAAAESESTEA; encoded by the coding sequence GTGGCAGTCAAGATCAAGCTGAAGCGTCTGGGCAAGATCCGCGCGCCTCACTACCGCATCGTCGTCGCCGACTCCCGCACCCGTCGTGACGGTCGTGCGATCGAGGAGATCGGCAAGTACCAGCCGACGTACCACCCGTCGATCATCGAGGTCGACGCCGACCGCGTGGCGTACTGGCTGGGTGTCGGCGCGCAGCCGACCGAGCCCGTGCTCGCCATTCTGAAGAAGACCGGCGACTGGCAGAAGTTCAAGGGCGAGCCCGCCCCGGCGCCGCTGCTCGTCGCCGAGCCGAAGAAGGCTCGCCCGGTGTTCGAGGCCCTCGGTGGCGACGACTCGGGCAAGGGTGAGGCCATCACCCAGAAGAAGAAGGCTGAGAAGAAGGACGAGGCTGCCGCCGAGTCCGAGTCGACCGAGGCCTGA
- a CDS encoding RNA-binding protein — MLEEALEHLVKGIVDNPDDVQVASRNLRRGRVLEVRVHPDDLGKVIGRNGRTARALRTVVGAIGGRGVRVDLVDVDHVR; from the coding sequence ATGCTCGAAGAGGCGCTTGAGCACCTCGTGAAGGGCATCGTCGACAACCCCGACGATGTGCAGGTCGCCTCGCGCAACCTGCGCCGCGGGCGCGTGCTCGAGGTCCGGGTCCACCCGGACGACCTCGGCAAGGTGATCGGCCGCAACGGCCGCACCGCACGCGCTCTGCGCACCGTCGTGGGCGCCATCGGCGGCCGTGGCGTCCGCGTCGACCTCGTCGACGTGGATCACGTCCGCTGA
- the rimM gene encoding ribosome maturation factor RimM (Essential for efficient processing of 16S rRNA) yields MQLVVARIGRAHGIKGEVTVEVRTDEPEARLAPGAVLATDPASTGPLTIETGRVHSGRLLLRFEGVRDRTAAEALRNTLLIAEVDPAELPEEEDEYYDHQLMDLDVVTKDGAEVGRITEISHLPSQDLFIVERPDGSEVMIPFVESIVTEIDLEEQRAVIDPPPGLIDDQAEIASSRDAAEDEDEGAGAGADGDRP; encoded by the coding sequence GTGCAGCTCGTAGTCGCGCGGATCGGCCGCGCCCACGGCATCAAGGGCGAGGTCACCGTCGAGGTACGCACCGACGAGCCGGAAGCGCGGCTCGCGCCCGGCGCCGTCCTGGCCACGGACCCGGCCTCGACCGGCCCGCTGACCATCGAGACCGGCCGCGTCCACAGCGGTCGTCTCCTCCTGCGCTTCGAGGGGGTGCGGGACCGCACCGCCGCCGAAGCCCTGCGCAACACCCTCCTGATCGCCGAGGTCGACCCCGCGGAGCTGCCCGAGGAGGAGGACGAGTACTACGACCACCAGCTGATGGACCTGGACGTGGTCACCAAGGACGGCGCCGAGGTCGGCCGGATCACCGAGATCTCGCATCTGCCCTCCCAGGACCTCTTCATCGTCGAGCGGCCCGACGGCAGCGAGGTGATGATCCCCTTCGTCGAGTCGATCGTCACCGAGATCGACCTCGAGGAGCAGCGGGCCGTCATCGACCCGCCGCCCGGTCTGATCGACGACCAGGCCGAGATCGCGTCCTCGCGGGACGCGGCAGAGGACGAAGACGAGGGTGCGGGCGCGGGCGCGGACGGGGACCGGCCGTAA